The proteins below come from a single Gossypium raimondii isolate GPD5lz chromosome 2, ASM2569854v1, whole genome shotgun sequence genomic window:
- the LOC105788599 gene encoding putative glycerol-3-phosphate transporter 1, whose amino-acid sequence MASPSELATERSHSKPLGIRCWEYIKRAKLSYKTHQAVVLIITFFAYTTYHATRKTTSIVKSALDPQSSAAGFKFSWRITYLSSPAETQRRSWVLGDGWAPFNGSDGTALLGQLDVAFLAVYAIGMYFSGHLGDRMNLRIFLTVGMIGTGLFTSLFGVGYWANIHSFYYFLIVQMIAGLFQSSGWPSVVAVVGNWFGKKKRGLIMGIWNAHTSIGNITGSLIASTLLSYGWGWSFVVPGLLIAFMGILVCLLLPVSPESVGADRQEEEEDDAVDSPKKNKEGVTEPLLGLHTEMKENAVGFIEAWRIPGVAHFAFCLFFAKLVAYTFLYWLPYYISHTAIEGKYLSDETAGNLSTFFDVGGVLGGILAGHISDRLDARAITAATFMYCAIPALYFYRSYGHISLAMNIALMFICGMFVNGPYALITTAVSADLGTHSSLNGNSKALATVTAIIDGTGSVGAAIGPLLTGYISANSWSAVFTMLMAAALVAGLLLTRLVVAEVAARISETRSQGRSQSRSQEPELNV is encoded by the exons ATGGCTTCACCATCTGAATTGGCTACTGAGAGAAGCCATAGCAAGCCACTTGGGATTCGATGCTGGGAATACATTAAGAGAGCAAAGCTTTCCTATAAAACTCATCAAGCAGTTGTCTTGATTATAACATTTTTCGCTTATACTACCTATCATGCAACAAGGAAAACCACCAGCATTGTCAAGAGTGCCCTTGATCCCCAGTCATCTGCTGCAGGCTTCAAGTTCTCATGGAGGATAACATACCTTAGCTCACCTGCTGAAACCCAAAGACGCTCATGGGTTCTAGGAGATGGTTGGGCGCCGTTTAATGGATCCGATGGGACAGCCTTGCTTGGTCAACTCGACGTGGCCTTTCTTGCAGTTTATGCTATTGGGATGTACTTCTCCGGACACTTGGGTGATAGAATGAATTTAAGGATCTTTCTAACGGTGGGAATGATTGGAACTGGTTTGTTTACTTCACTGTTTGGTGTTGGGTACTGGGCTAACATCCATAGCTTTTACTACTTCCTCATAGTACAAATGATTGCTGGTCTATTCCAGTCATCAGGATGGCCTTCGGTTGTTGCAGTAGTTGGTAACTGGTTCgggaagaaaaaaagagggCTAATTATGGGCATATGGAATGCCCACACGTCTATTGGGAACATTACTGGTTCTTTGATTGCTTCAACACTATTGAGCTATGGATGGGGTTGGTCCTTTGTTGTGCCTGGTTTGCTTATTGCTTTCATGGGCATCCTGGTTTGTCTTCTTCTTCCTGTTAGTCCTGAATCAGTTGGAGCTGAtagacaagaagaagaagaagatgatgcagTAGATTCCCCTAAGAAGAATAAAGAGGGAGTAACAGAGCCTCTATTGGGCTTACATACTGAGATGAAGGAAAATGCAGTGGGGTTCATAGAAGCATGGCGAATCCCAGGGGTTGCTCATTTTGCTTTTTGCCTCTTCTTTGCCAAATTGGTTGCTTACACATTTCTCTATTGGCTTCCATACTACATTAGCCATAcag CTATTGAGGGAAAATATTTATCCGATGAGACAGCAGGGAACTTGTCGACATTTTTCGATGTCGGAGGGGTGCTTGGAGGAATCTTAGCAGGACACATTTCGGATCGGCTAGATGCCAGAGCCATAACAGCAGCAACTTTTATGTATTGTGCTATCCCTGCCCTCTATTTCTATCGTAGTTACGGACACATTTCCTTGGCAATGAACATAGCTCTCATGTTCATCTGTGGCATGTTTGTAAATGGCCCCTATGCTCTTATAACAACTGCCGTCTCAGCCGATTTGGGAACACATAGTTCATTAAATGGGAACTCAAAGGCATTGGCAACTGTGACAGCAATCATAGACGGAACCGGTTCTGTTGGTGCTGCAATTGGACCATTATTAACCGGTTACATCTCTGCCAACAGCTGGAGCGCGGTTTTTACGATGCTCATGGCAGCAGCTCTAGTTGCAGGGCTGCTACTGACAAGGCTTGTAGTAGCCGAGGTAGCTGCTAGGATTTCCGAAACAAGATCACAAGGAAGATCGCAATCAAGATCTCAAGAACCAGAACTAAATGTATGA
- the LOC105788600 gene encoding uncharacterized protein LOC105788600 — protein MGIIKSSFSFIVGTVCGVYVAQNYNVPNIKKLADTALFMVKHVEEKYRKPKNRDDD, from the coding sequence ATGGGCATAATAAAAAGCAGTTTTTCGTTCATCGTAGGAACAGTTTGCGGGGTTTACGTTGCCCAAAATTATAACGTTCCGAACATCAAAAAGCTGGCCGATACCGCCCTCTTCATGGTCAAGCATGTCGAAGAGAAGTACCGTAAGCCCAAGAACAGGGACGACGATTAG
- the LOC105788601 gene encoding wall-associated receptor kinase 2 gives MGFRCMFKVLALFAVTLTVTATSVAGQAKAGCQSNCGNISIPYPFGTGSTDCNISKRFFIRCNTSFNPPKAFLTTSDIEVLHISLNGYLRIQYSVGYDCYNSSGSAYYFDAGFRLSKFLISHTRNKFTAIGCDTYAYVEGFTGRTYSTGCLSFCYDVADLVNGSCSGIGCCQTALPKGVTDYELSFDSYWKHSKVLSFNPCSYGFAVEDGAYSFSVSDLSNINFSKRKFPIILDWTIGNRSCMEAKMDVDNYACKQNSDCVDPENGRGYLCKCLHGFQSNPYLSYGCQDINECETLKPCSGTCHNLPGSYNCSCPKGFEGDGRKKGTGCNPKVKPHFPILVGTLGIGMSLLFSLLCSSWVYLGLRQRKLNRLKQQNFKQNGGVLLREQLSKHEEYGEIAKIFTLEELKKATNNYHESRILGRGGQGTVYKGLLPDGRSVAIKKSLIGNQSQVQPFINEVIVLSQINHRNVVKLLGCCLETQVPLLVYEYVRNGTLFDYLHNATHTSIISWEARLKIAIEAAEALSYLHSAASPPIIHRDVKLTNILLDENYNAKVSDFGASRLIPSNKEQVTTLVQGTLGYLDPEYFHSSQLTEKSDVYSFGVVFIELLTGLKAVSFERPEHERNLSLYFVSVMKEERLLDIVDGRVLNDKNIKQLKEVATLARRCVRLKGKERPTMKEVVSELQGLRAIE, from the exons ATGGGCTTCCGCTGTATGTTTAAGGTGCTTGCTCTGTTTGCAGTTACGTTAACAGTTACAGCAACCTCGGTAGCAGGTCAAGCAAAAGCAGGGTGCCAAAGCAACTGTGGGAACATCAGCATTCCATACCCTTTTGGAACAGGCAGTACTGATTGTAATATCAGTAAGAGATTTTTCATTCGTTGTAACACTAGTTTCAACCCTCCTAAAGCATTCCTAACCACCAGTGATATTGAAGTTCTCCACATCTCTCTCAATGGTTATTTGCGCATCCAATATTCGGTAGGTTATGACTGTTATAATTCATCAGGAAGTGCTTATTATTTCGATGCAGGGTTCAGGCTTTCAAAATTCCTCATATCTCATACTAGAAACAAGTTCACAGCCATTGGTTGTGACACCTACGCCTATGTTGAGGGTTTCACGGGACGGACATATTCGACCGGATGTTTATCCTTTTGTTACGATGTGGCCGATTTGGTAAATGGATCTTGCTCTGGCATCGGCTGCTGCCAGACGGCTCTCCCTAAAGGTGTGACGGATTATGAATTGAGTTTTGATAGCTATTGGAAGCATTCCAAAGTATTAAGCTTCAATCCTTGTAGTTATGGATTTGCCGTGGAAGATGGCGCCTATAGCTTCTCTGTTTCAGATCTTTCCAACATTAATTTCAGCAAAAGGAAGTTTCCAATTATTCTTGATTGGACAATTGGGAACCGAAGTTGCATGGAAGCTAAAATGGATGTAGATAATTATGCTTGCAAGCAAAATAGCGATTGCGTAGATCCAGAAAATGGCCGCGGATATTTGTGCAAGTGTCTTCATGGTTTTCAGAGTAACCCTTATCTCTCCTACGGCTGCCAAG ATATTAATGAATGCGAGACACTGAAGCCTTGCAGTGGAACATGTCATAATCTACCTGGAAGCTATAACTGTTCATGCCCCAAGGGTTTTGAAGGTGATGGCCGGAAAAAAGGAACAGGCTGCAATCCTAAAGTCAAGCCGCATTTTCCCATTCTTGTTGGGACACTAG GTATAGGCATGAGTCTTCTATTTTCCCTCTTATGCTCCTCGTGGGTGTATTTGGGGCTCAGGCAGAGAAAGCTCAACAGACTAAAGCAACAGAACTTTAAGCAAAATGGTGGAGTTTTGTTGCGAGAACAGCTTTCAAAACATGAAGAGTATGGTGAGATAGCTAAAATCTTTACCCTCGAAGAACTCAAGAAGGCGACGAACAACTACCATGAAAGTAGAATCCTTGGACGAGGAGGTCAGGGTACCGTTTACAAAGGATTGTTGCCTGACGGGCGCAGTGTTGCCATTAAAAAATCCCTCATTGGAAATCAAAGCCAAGTTCAACCATTCATTAACGAAGTTATTGTGTTATCCCAAATCAACCACAGAAATGTGGTGAAACTCTTGGGATGTTGTTTGGAGACTCAAGTCCCTTTGCTAGTCTATGAATATGTCAGAAATGGAACCCTCTTCGATTACTTGCACAATGCCACTCATACATCCATCATATCATGGGAAGCTCGTTTGAAAATAGCGATAGAAGCAGCAGAAGCCCTTTCCTATTTGCACTCTGCTGCTTCTCCGCCTATTATTCATCGCGATGTCAAGTTGACCAACATACTTTTAGATGAGAACTACAATGCTAAAGTATCTGATTTCGGTGCTTCAAGATTGATCCCTTCAAATAAAGAACAGGTAACAACGCTTGTCCAGGGAACTCTAGGCTACTTGGATCCTGaatattttcattcaagtcAATTGACTGAGAAGAGTGATGTTTATAGCTTTGGGGTTGTTTTCATAGAGTTATTAACAGGTCTGAAAGCGGTTTCTTTTGAAAGACCTGAACATGAAAGAAACTTATCTCTATACTTTGTTTCTGTTATGAAAGAGGAACGCTTGCTGGATATTGTTGATGGGCGAGTGTTGAACGATAAAAACATTAAGCAGCTTAAGGAAGTGGCAACTTTAGCTAGGAGATGCGTGAGGctaaaaggaaaggaaagacCAACTATGAAGGAAGTTGTGTCTGAATTACAAGGATTGCGAGCAATAGAGTAA